The nucleotide window CATGAGACTAAATTTATGTGGCTGTAATATAAGACCAAGGCCTCTGCCAAACATTAGCCCAAAAAGctgattaataaaaattttaaaatctctTTTTAAGAATGAAATATGTAAGCCCAGTCAAATTTCTcatatatatttgaaaattttgatataCACCACAATAGCCATTGATCTATGATAAAgcagtatttttgtatttaaccaAATAATCTCAAACAAAATTAGTATTCCTTGAAACAACAAATCTAACATTTAACTGTTGTATACAATAGATTTCTGCTGTTAACATTATCATTTCAGGACCTGTTCTCAAAAACATCTGATATTCTGACATAATTATTAAATAGACTTGCATACCTCAGCTGAATCGGTTGAGCAAATTCATTGCGGAATCTTTTCAAGTCATCTCTGGTGATGATTTCACCTCGATCGATGGCAGCTTGTTGCTCCTCACTAGGTGGTGGCTCCGGGATGTTGAACCTGTttcacatgtttttttttaacaacagCAGTTTTGGTTAAGGTTCAAAGAAAACTTTCGAATAAGAAACCACATTAAGCAGAAAACTAAGAAATGCATCATTTAAAGCAAAACctttcaaatttatttaacaaatgTCACATGATAAAACTGTATTATGCTTAAGGTTACAGGACACATGTTGtttatatttgcaaataaaaatcactAATCTTATACATCCCATTACATATGAATTATATATTATCTCCATTTCAAAGAAACATACTAATGAGTTGTATTTAGTAAAATACTTGGCAGGGTATAATATGAATGTTGTCTACCGTATAATTATTGGCACTGCTGAAGGCTGACATTAACATCAAAATTAGCATGTAGGGCATAccataaaatttcataaatcCTTCACTACTCACCTCTCTATTAGGAAATCCAGCAAAAGCTGCGGCTTACAAAATGAACGAAAGGTTGtgagaaatgtttttgtgaagCTTGAATCTACAGATATGTATCAAAATAACATGGGTTAGTTATATTAATAAAGTAATAAagatcaaaatttaaatttcctTTTTACTGTAGCTAATTAAATctacttcaaaaattttaacaaaaaactttcagaCATATAGTAAGTCTAACCATAATACTCATGGTAAGTTAAGCGTTCAACCAGCTTCAGCACAGTGCCCCCTTTAATAGAAGGTATTGACTTTTCATCATCGATGATTATATTTTCTGTGGTATCTGGCACTGCAAAACGATACCTAAAACCACATCCACATGCATTTATATTACAATGACGATTTCCAAACCCCCATGTTACTGCTTACATTTTACATCAATAAAGCACCAACATTTTAAGGGAGAAAATTAGTCATATACTTCCAGCTAAACTTGCAGAACATTGTTTATcaagcaaattaaaatttacttgTCTTCAGATGGAAGACGTAGTGGTTGACTTTGTGCTTCTTTCCTTATCAGCTGATCAAGCCTGTGATCATACACAGATCGGTATTGCAAGCGTACAAGATGCGACATCCAAGTCCGCTTCTCATCTTCAGAGTGGGCAACAAATAAATGTCGTGTTTCTCCTTCACAAACAATGAACTGTTGACCACTTTGTTCATCATCTTGTATGGACGTCTacaaaacatacttgttaaataAGTATGTGTCTGTGGAATTCTATATCTACGAGCATATAAACTCTACAGCAAAGGTCATGGTATGCATGGACACTACTTCACATTTGCAACGTGACATTTCACAGAagatttgtaaaattttttttactttgatgCAGCAAATGTTAGAACTTGCATTGTTATGATAAATTGCATGCTATTGTGTGTGTAAATGAATTGCACTTACTCTACGAAGaagaattttttctttcaaacgGAACTCATGTGTCATAGTCACTGAAGGCATTGGCCTTCTTCCTTGGTTTGACTTACAACAAACCATGAGAGAGTCAAAGAGGAAAACTCGTCTTTCTGAAGATCTTTTTCCACTGATCCTTACCAAATCACCCTgtatcaatttttaaatacagcATATATTTATCTAGAAGAAAATGTTCGTAAATGATCCTATCATTTTTTATGTCTAAAGTCATACAAAGCAGCAAAATAACACACGTTATTCCTTGAAACTTTTCAATTAATGAGATATCGGTGAGCACATACATCATTAACTTACTGCTAAACTATCTATTAAgcattcaaaaacaaaatcgaGCCTTAGCAAATTATATACCTCATAAATGAATTCGTTACACATTTGCGTGATTGTTTTTCCTACCCAGCCTTCGATACTATTCTCAATGcgtttcattttttcagctTGAACACCTCCTTTCCAAGAAATACGAAGACTTGCTTCGCTAGATATTAGATATTAAATTTAGCACTATTACTACTACTGAGTACTATTAATACAAAAAAGGTTGTTAATAGTATTCGTGCACCTTGGTCTATTCTTAGGTAGAGAAGCGGCTCTTCCTTCTATCACTAATTTAATTGGAGAAATTGCACTGACAGTCTGACAAAAGCAATCTTTGTCTTCTTCATCTGATGTTGTTCTTTGTAAAACCTATCATGAGACATTAGTACTGAACCATACATATGCACCAATAAACTTGATAAAGATTACTACTTAAAATGATGTTATATAAGTTTGGACAAATACAATCAATAGAGTGACATATTTTGGTAACAGGGATAACTGTCTTTGAAAAATTtcccaaaaaaattaaaacattaattatACAACATAGTTAGTACCTGTATTTgatcaaaataatttaatccATGGTATATGGGTGCAACAAGTAGATGAGGCAAGACATAAGTGACCATGTCACGAAAACCTTCAGCTTTCTCAGCCTATATTATACAGCATACATAACAAATTTGTAACATTTGTACTTGGACACGAAGAAAACCACACCCAGACTACTGAAACGAATATGGTAGATTTGAGATTTGTTTGTGTCAGAATGCTTGATATTTGTGTTGATATGAAGTAGAATAAATGTTGTCTCACCAGATTCCTGGCTATTATACATCAGTCATTGTAAATTTAGTGGTACACGTGAATGCGAAGCACCTTCACGACAAAATTAACCCTTTAAttcaaaaatcataaaatattaggcttaaaagtttttctaaaatcaaatttaaaattctgGACTTGTTATTCTATAACGATCATCCTTAGACTTTTAAGACcagtaaaaaaacaacttaGAGATTTTGTAACACTTTTCGTCAGGTTTAATGCCATTGCTGCTGTgaataattttcaaagactAAACTTACTTTTAAGACAGAATTAACAGCGGTTTGTCTAAGAATAGCTCGAAATTGACTGTCCCATGTTTCTTTTGTAATATTCTGAGCATAATCGGAGTAAAGCTCGAAGCTGCATTCCTGTCATAAAAGTTTTCGTTTAAGTAACAATGCATCTCCAAATTGAAACTATTCCACATCAGCGTACATTGAAATTGCCTTCTTGAAAAATTCATTGAAATGTTTACTTTGGCTAAATATAGCTAACCTCTGCTAGTTCCTCGAAGCAATTACCGATCAGTGGTACAGGGTTGGATTCATCTGTCATCTCAGCCGCTTCTTCGAGCATCACAATCAACTTTGTGGACATTTCAGCAATATCTTCAATGTTACCAAAAATGATATCAATGTCCTGCAGAAATTGAGAAGTCTCTTTATGTATATCCTTTATCTTTAAGAGTGATATGACTGCAGCAACATACATTGAAGCCATGTCTGATGTTCACAGTTAGAAAGCCAATGGTAAATTTTCTAACATGAGGCTTCATatatcaaaaaaaacaaaaatcatatatttatataaccAAAATTCTCCTTCACATACTGCTTCTGTGAACAAGTTTGGATTGTCAGTGAAAGCTTTCTTGAAAATCTTTATGATAAGGTGAAGATCTCTCAAGTATCGCTGCTCTTCTGCCAACAGGGCTCGCACAAGAGTTGCATAAGATGTTTCTCCTGAGACACATTCTCATTGAAAAAACAACGTCAGCCATCAATTTCGCAAAATTAacacaaatttcaaattgttGAGAATTTTGACtgtaaaaacattgtttttggACAATTAAAAAGGAAACAGTGTTCAAGCAAAACCAAATTCTATTacgttttcaataaaaataccTTAGCAAACGTTTTGCTTTAAAGATTATGCCACATAAAAGCAAGACTTGAAAAGTTTATGGTAACAATTaactatttgcaataaacaaattaTCATAAAATATTCGGTGTGGGtatataaaaattacaaatgctAGCATCAAATActctaaaacaaaacaaataaccTTTCTCATCAAATGTGGCAACAGGTATTAATGGGATATCTTCCTCATTTTCATCACCTTGAAAGATATTCACCAATACCTAGTATTGTAACAAATATAGCGTTTCTTCATTGTTTAAAACAGTAGTGATTATGCTCCTTTAATAGCATCTTTCAATGAGATACatatatcaaaatattaatttccaggcttacaaaaattttaaaaaacattatgaATATCTAAAAATCCTTTCAACACAGGTAAGAGCACAGAACATACACTAAGCATTTTTACacaaataaatacaagcatttcaaaatcaatCCAAGGATTTATTCACCTTATCGGCATACATAGCAATTTTTACATCTTGTTCACTAATTTCCTTCCTTGTCATTGAGATATTTTCAACATAGTTTGCCGTTAGCTTCAGAATGTCAAACAGCATATACTCAAGTAGAGCAGCAAAGAACAAGGATACTTGTTTATCGGCACTGCTTTGGGCTAAATCCTAAAAGGTTTTGAGAAACATAACCTTACTCCAAGTACTATTTTTCAAGCCATGCAAAATCTTTCCGATAAAGTTGCACCAaattaaataagttaaataaaaatatatattactCGTTAActaatatatatttttcattaACTAAATGTAGGGCCTCACCTTTAATATATGATGAACTTTGTCCACAGAAATATGAACctttttcctgcttttatcACGCATTTTCAGTTTTGCATCCTCTATAGCTCCAGATGAAAGAGGCTCAGGAAATTTTCGGGATAGCTGCTCTTGTGCTTCCtggaataaacaaaaatatattaatgaAGTAATTGCCCGCTATGCTTGAAAACTACAACAAACTAATAGGCTACATATATTTCATAAATTCAAGAATAATCATACAAACACAATTTACTATCTCTAACTCAGCATTTCCCTATTCACTTTTCACCCTGTACCCCCTGGGAGTATAAAAACCAATCTTGCACTCTTTGTTTTGAATAAACGACCTATTCTTTATTCCATTTGTGTCTCACAACCCCCATAAATACTTCTGCCACTCTCCTGGGGTGCAGACAACCTTAACTGGTAAGCACTTTAAATTAGCATTGGCCTATTAAAGATCATAGCAATTCCCAATAGCCTGTGTTTTTACCTGAAGATTTTTTGGAAAGGGTTGCAATAGAGATACGAGTAATCTAATAAGAAGATGATCTAAATATTGCACAGCTTCCTGTGACAAGGACAAAGAACCATGGCGAGCTTGTTGAATCTGAAAACAACACATTTTTAAGGTCTTGCATTCAACAATAATGTTTCCATAATTCAAATGACTACCATACAAGTAGCCTGCAATGACACCTGAACGGAACTCTAAAAACGTGACACTATAAGCAACAGTTATTATAGACGACAGAGCcgtaaccaagtcatcaaactcgCGACGCAAGTCAAGTTGAGTCTTTTGGTAAATACGAATCGAGTCAACTGAAGTCAAATCGATTAATATTCGAAACCAAGCCAAACAGAAAGCAAAAACACCCTTTCCATCAACCACAAATGTTTAGCATTATTATaaaatttgcttcatttggCTGCAACATACGCATtcgtagaaaaataaaaccattttaaGTTACACTTTAATGTATTCTGACCAAAAAATAGAGTTTCGTTTTACTGTAATGCTGAAACGTAATCAAAAAGACCCGAGTTGAGCCAAGTTGAGTAATTTCAAACAATGACTTGAGCCAAGTCAAGCCATTTTTGTACTTTCTTAGAAAGGGACTCAAGTCAAGTGGAATCTTTGAAAAAAGTGACTCAAGTCATTACGACTCTGATAGACGAAGTTAGTCTGAAAATGTCCATACATAGCAATTCTTGTTGAATCGGCTACTGTGTAATACAAGACTGTGAAATATTGTCAAAATGTAGGCTACTACATGATGTGATAATCTACATGCATACAAGCCCACAAACTAGCGATACCTTTAAAACATACACAAGACATTTTAAGTTCATCGGAAAGAAAAATGGTTAACACAAAATAACCACTTACCCAATCACCAAAATATAGCATTTTACCTTTGTAATTGAGGATATAAAAGTACCAGAAAAGCGAGTTTCATTAGAAGAATCCATTTTGTTTCTATTAAGTAATGGTATGCAGTAATTCTGCTTCCTTCAGCAAAGATTGGCCTTTAAAATTCGTGATTACACCATATCTTGCAGCAGTAAAATGATTGGTAAGGTCATTCAAGATTTATTCCACCAGATTCAAACTAGCGGTAGATTTCAAATGCCATAAGCTAGGACGCAGCAGTACGACAAACACAAACCCGCAGAATACCAAACTAGGCCAGTATGCCCGTTTTGCAGCAAATTTCCATATTTTAATATGATAACAAGGTACAATCCCACCGTATTCGATTTACTTTCAACAACTTAGAAGCATAAGCCTACAATACCACACCTTAGCCTACCACTTTTCAACTAAACATCTGTGAGCCAATTTAGCTTTCAAAAGAAGCAAAACTAGCAGAGCTGCAAAAATTCACTCGTATAGCAATCATattctgttttcaaaatataagTGGTTGCTCTAAACATTATCAAAAtaagatttgttttatttttgagttATTGTAGTTACACTGTACGTAAGATTTCCATTGTATTTACACTAGAGCTAAAGAGACTACACCATTgccatgaaaaaaattattttaatttgacCTATTTTAGGTAATtaacctttttgtttttatgttcgAAAAGATTTTTCTATCATAGGTGTGGCGGTTGATGTTGGAATCAGGCCATTTTAAAAACACCACAATTCCTTGacaaattatgacgtcacacgaATGTGAATTCCAACGCTGCACAAAAAGAGCGAGGGGCAATTGGAGTAATAACTTGGAGTAAAGCAAACCTGTTTCCTTATTCGTCTTTGTGTGCATTTAAGTGTTAATCAATGCGTGCATGAGGGACAGCCATTAAACGAAATGCGAAAGCGTGATTCGACCATTAACTTCGTATCACCTTGACAATGATTGAATGAAGCTGTCATGATTTGCTTATAGTGATTCTTGgatgtttttaaatgtatatatttaatttgaCTTTGCTGCCAACTTCCAGCCCTCGATGCATCTTCGCTATAATGAAACATTGGAGTCCGATGTTACTCATGGACAGTGGTGGCTTTTGGTTTGTGGGCCCCGAAGCGAGGTATGGCGCGACTTAAGCTTTGGGACCCCAAATTTACGGGAGACATAAGCTATCTATCCTCGTCGGTCCGGGGGCATGCTCCCCGGAAAAGTTTGAATTTACGTGATATAAAATgcatataattttgtttttatttcaaaacacaaaCTGCTCGAGATGTTTTGTGCAtttcttttcagttttttgCTGCCTAAATTTTGCTCTATGGCCCCTAAGATTTTACACTTGAAatgaattgtttgttgctaTCGTGCATCTAATACCTCAGAGGTTTGCCAGCAGAGAACACAACTTTTTTTCGTCTTGGCATAATGTTTTAAATCATGTGAACGTTTAAGCATCAAGCTATATGAAAGTAATCTCAACAGAAAGGGGACCGATTTACACGAAGGTTCGATTCACACAATTTTTTCCCTATTCTAAATACAGTTCATACAGTTAATCAGCATTAACCAATGAATGAATCCTGTCCCAAAAAATTGCGaatagttaacaataaaaccTGCACGCaatgtttgttctttttgttctATCCTCATGGTGGGAAACCCGAGTCGATCGCCTTGCTCGCCTCACCCTAAAACATGGGTGGGCAACCTACGGCCGGATCCGGCACGCGACAGCGTTCAAAACTGCTCATTGTACCCGTCCCGTGACCGcattaaaatttggtgtttTTGCTGCTCGGCCGGATGCAATTTATGCGGTATGCGGTACTTTTATGTACCaacgtgttttgttttttcagacTACATACGAAAagagttttaaaattaaccacTGATGCGGACGTAGTAGTTAGTAAAGGAACTGAGTGAGCAGAtgaatcgtcctaggttgaatggtcctgggttgaatggtccgcgggttgaattgtcctgagttgaatcgtccgtgggttgaatcgtccggggtttaATCGTCCGTggattgaatcgtccgaccaccaaAATAAAAGTGGTATTGCAATTAAAAACGAAATTTAGTTCTTGGTCTTTGTCGGCTGTATTCCTAAAGTtagaataaaatttgataaaagtaataagttttgataaaatttggaATATCTCCAATATCTATACTAGTATATCTGAATACTTGAAATAATACAATGAACGTCTGATTAAATTTAAGAACTAATTAACTTCCAACTGAACACGGTAACCGAACCAACCTTTTATTCTTCATTACAACAAGCGTTTGTGCCAACATAATTCATCGCTTCCGATCATGCCATATGCTGGGACACTAAACCCATTTGTCTTGGCGCCAACAGAAGTTTATATTTCCTGAATCCTAAAGAATCATTGTCGAGTTTAAAGTCGTGCAAACACTTTGTTTAGGCCGAGGCAAAGATTCTCTCGGCCGTAGCTGTAGTGTATTGTGCACTGAGTATTTCTCTGTTGGGTAATTATGTTACATTATGGCCctgaatatttttcaatgcTGAACATTATTTAAAAACGTGTAATCGTGGTcgaattaaaatatttgttccgTGGAAATTGAACCCTGGCTACGGCCTTTTTGCCTATGCCGATGgcatacaaaatatttctgcTTCCAGAACGCttgttgttaatttaaaatctGGGTGTTTTGTTTGCTGTCCTGGGTGTATTTCAGCCaaatttttcgaaaaaaattttccatgtCAAGTTTACCATACCAGTAAAATGGCATCAATGACCTGTTTCAAAGGAAATGAATCCTGCACGGAATTCTCACTGAATCTGCGATGATACGGCATTACAGTATAATACacattaaattgttttaattgcataTAATTGACTATTATGATAAAAACACATACACTGGAGTACTAGACGCAACAAATACAATAAACgtattaaaaacacaaaaatctgTAACAGACAAGCGCAATTACGACACAACATTGTGACATTGAGTAGGAAGACTACTACTTACATAACGAAAGCTACAGatattgttttaaactttcattAACTTTGTTATTCAGGAACCATGATAGTGCATATAAAGCACCAGATGGAGTTTTGATAAGTTTTGAGCTGTCagacaagaaaattttgatttcagATAGCTTAAGATGAAATAGATCGATCATTTCACCTTCATGCTCACACCCCCCTCCGTCAGTTGCCTGTTGATAATTTACA belongs to Clavelina lepadiformis chromosome 6, kaClaLepa1.1, whole genome shotgun sequence and includes:
- the LOC143462553 gene encoding son of sevenless homolog 1-like; the protein is MDSSNETRFSGTFISSITKIQQARHGSLSLSQEAVQYLDHLLIRLLVSLLQPFPKNLQEAQEQLSRKFPEPLSSGAIEDAKLKMRDKSRKKVHISVDKVHHILKDLAQSSADKQVSLFFAALLEYMLFDILKLTANYVENISMTRKEISEQDVKIAMYADKVLVNIFQGDENEEDIPLIPVATFDEKGETSYATLVRALLAEEQRYLRDLHLIIKIFKKAFTDNPNLFTEADIDIIFGNIEDIAEMSTKLIVMLEEAAEMTDESNPVPLIGNCFEELAEECSFELYSDYAQNITKETWDSQFRAILRQTAVNSVLKAEKAEGFRDMVTYVLPHLLVAPIYHGLNYFDQIQVLQRTTSDEEDKDCFCQTVSAISPIKLVIEGRAASLPKNRPSEASLRISWKGGVQAEKMKRIENSIEGWVGKTITQMCNEFIYEGDLVRISGKRSSERRVFLFDSLMVCCKSNQGRRPMPSVTMTHEFRLKEKILLRRTSIQDDEQSGQQFIVCEGETRHLFVAHSEDEKRTWMSHLVRLQYRSVYDHRLDQLIRKEAQSQPLRLPSEDKYRFAVPDTTENIIIDDEKSIPSIKGGTVLKLVERLTYHEYYDSSFTKTFLTTFRSFCKPQLLLDFLIERFNIPEPPPSEEQQAAIDRGEIITRDDLKRFRNEFAQPIQLRVMNVLRQWLEYHWYDFEADQTLLKRVEKFVSSVHGKNMQKWARTMQKIIMKKNDSEDEMPTFSFAQDPPPVEWHLTHDKEKYTIMTLHPIEIARQLTLLEFAMYRKVQPSELVGTVWTKAGKEANSPNLLKMIHSSTTVSRWLSKSIVEAKNFEERTSVMSRAVEIMQVLKQLNNFNGLLEFVAAFNSSAIHRLHHTKQHLPERLLKALRECMDLCDPRLTRTLEKLRSCDPPCVPFVGTFLTNILKTEEGNPHLLPNYPEKLELINFAKRRMVASILFDIQQYQNQPYNLIPVPEIQEFLTGLSPLKGFTEKQFNDYLFACSQDIEPRHAERAARFPRTLNDKEMKSPGTVPSKRSTKTSLYRDESKISLLDRRNSVPDEEPVPAPAVTPEAPVTPVKKEPPPPPRPPRQPMAHDLVSAPPVMGQNVFSFDHVPRLHPPETPAIFGRATSIEEDDNGPPPLPPRDDYWNQPQPSFPPAELEFFHNQADLFMHHPMHPYSQGGMYGYNFPEPDPSSEIESGFNSQEFTFPTSGQQHIGYPSPFNSTPPPPAIVERAPPVPPRDPPVVPPRDDTYSSTRYVPDPMRFASSSNRVTSNSHSGGPPPIPRRQPSAPSV